Proteins from a single region of Syngnathus scovelli strain Florida chromosome 7, RoL_Ssco_1.2, whole genome shotgun sequence:
- the LOC125972647 gene encoding alpha-(1,3)-fucosyltransferase 4-like → MGLWARRTRACSKRRPGSSKCDSQFFHAGLVAATFLILLGLSLLYLPDPLALEPATAAPEVTLLIWTHPFGRKRPLPDCLVRYGVDGCVLTDDPRAYASADGVLVHHRDVVGGNAELPPEVGRPSGQKWIWLNYESPSHTPSLWRLEGRFNLTMSYRTDSDIFLPYGYLVLKHGSGQLLSEPSRTSRPGFVAWVVSNWVDSQARVAFYYQLSQYIQVDVFGRAGRSIPEGSGSVVQLVKHYHFYLALENSQHRDYITEKLWNAVLAGAVPVVLGPSRKNYERFLPPEAFIHVDDFPSVKALARYLAELRRDPARLQGHLRWRTGYGLRQPTFWGEHYCTACRVLRKNLGHTQVVHNLTGWFES, encoded by the coding sequence ATGGGACTTTGGGCTCGACGGACGCGCGCATGCTCCAAGAGGCGTCCCGGTTCGTCCAAATGTGACAGCCAGTTCTTTCATGCGGGCCTAGTGGCGGCCACATTCCTCATCCTCCTGGGACTTTCTTTGCTCTACTTACCAGATCCGCTCGCGCTTGAGCCGGCTACGGCTGCTCCCGAGGTGACGCTCTTGATTTGGACTCATCCATTCGGGCGGAAGCGTCCACTTCCGGATTGTTTAGTGCGTTACGGCGTCGACGGCTGCGTGTTGACGGACGATCCTCGCGCGTACGCAAGCGCTGACGGCGTGCTCGTGCACCATCGCGACGTCGTCGGGGGAAACGCGGAGCTGCCACCGGAAGTGGGCCGGCCGTCGGGGCAGAAGTGGATATGGCTCAACTACGAGTCTCCCTCACACACTCCATCCCTGTGGCGCCTGGAGGGGCGCTTCAACCTCACCATGAGCTACCGCACTGACTCTGACATTTTCCTCCCGTACGGCTACCTGGTCCTCAAGCACGGCAGCGGGCAGCTCCTGTCAGAACCTTCCAGAACTTCTCGTCCTGGTTTCGTAGCATGGGTGGTGAGCAACTGGGTGGATTCACAGGCCCGCGTGGCCTTCTACTACCAGCTCAGCCAGTACATCCAGGTGGACGTATTCGGCCGAGCTGGACGGAGCATTCCGGAAGGGTCCGGAAGCGTGGTGCAGCTTGTAAAGCACTATCATTTTTACTTAGCCCTGGAGAACTCGCAACACAGAGACTATATCACAGAGAAACTCTGGAACGCCGTGCTGGCCGGAGCCGTGCCGGTGGTCCTGGGTCCCTCTCGGAAGAACTACGAGCGCTTCCTGCCGCCGGAGGCCTTCATCCACGTGGACGACTTCCCCTCGGTTAAAGCGCTGGCCCGGTACTTAGCGGAGCTTAGGCGAGACCCGGCACGGCTGCAAGGGCACCTGCGTTGGAGGACAGGCTACGGACTGCGCCAGCCCACCTTCTGGGGAGAACACTACTGCACCGCCTGCAGGGTGCTAAGGAAGAACTTAGGTCACACTCAGGTGGTCCATAACTTGACTGGATGGTTCGAGTCgtga
- the srprb gene encoding signal recognition particle receptor subunit beta, translated as MEADITGNMDENTDLGISLDPYIESVRQQLEDLDPLFLIGVLVALAVVIITCVFLKYFLTSKTVRSAVLLVGLCDAGKTLLFSRLLSGKFKRTQTSITDNSAPYKVKNDRKTIWTLIDLPGHESLRPQYLEKFKSAARAIVFVVDSAIFQKEVRDVAEFLYVLLTDPVLCSNAPTLLVVCNKQDITMAKSAKLIQQQLEKELTTLRVTRSAALSAQDGSAGGSVYLGKKGKDFDFNQVPMKVEFLECSARGAKGEDCDADIQALESSLAKL; from the exons ATGGAGGCGGACATTACCGGCAACATGGACGAAAACACGGACTTGGGGATCTCGCTGGACCCTTACATTGAGTCCGTGCGTCAGCAACTGGAAGACCTGGACCCACTTTTCCTCATCGGGGTTCTCGTCGCTTTGGCGGTTGTGATCATCACTTGTG TTTTCCTGAAATACTTTTTGACTAGTAAAACCGTCCGGAGTGCGGTGCTGCTCGTCGGGCTGTGCGACGCGGGCAAGACGCTTCTCTTTAGTCGA ctgcTCTCCGGGAAGTTCAAACGGACTCAGACTTCCATAACAgacaacagtgcgccttataaagtGAAAAACGACAGG AAGACCATCTGGACTCTTATAGACCTGCCAGGTCATGAAAGTCTGCGTCCACAATACTTGGAGAAGTTCAAGTCGGCAGCCAG AGCTATTGTGTTCGTGGTGGACAGCGCCATCTTCCAGAAGGAAGTGAGAGATGTAGCAGAGTTCCTGTACGTGCTTTTGACGGACCCTGTGCTCTGCAGCAACGCCCCCACACTGCTGGTGGTGTGCAACAAGCAAG ATATCACCATGGCAAAATCAGCTAAACTGATTCAGCAGCAACTGGAAAAGGAATT GACCACACTGCGGGTGACTCGCTCGGCGGCCCTCAGCGCCCAGGACGGCTCGGCGGGCGGAAGCGTGTACCTGGGAAAGAAAGGCAAGGACTTTGATTTTAACCAGGTACCCATGAAGGTGGAATTCCTGGAGTGCAGCGCTCGTGGTGCCAAAGGAGAAGACTGTGATGCTGACATCCAGGCCTTGGAGAGCAGCCTTGctaagctgtaa
- the neu4 gene encoding sialidase-4, with protein MLHDKTAAHTSSSTMRVPHFPARSVLFRKEPNGLTYRVPALLYLPRCSSFLAFCEERLSPSDSQAHLLVMRRGTFYRNYVEWEDMTVLGTAYLPGHRSMNPCPVYDDFTGTLFLFFIAILGHTTEHFQLTTGQNLTRLCYVSSTDNGVTWSPVTDLTQEVIGDTLKEWATFALGPGHGIQLKSGRLLIPAYAYHIECRQCFGNLCQTSPRSFCFHSDTHGRTWHFGETIPSPESVECQVVSVDEEDGSNFLYCNARSRLGFRVQAVSLDDGATFQEGQLVQRLVEPSNGCHGSVVGFPAPLHDLFSSGLAQSYPTVSNQNRTTSPDFLTPTWVVYSHPTLTSARKDLGVYLSLYPRDPDNWSGPWVIYKGPCAYSDLAYVELPSSPGSPPAMAFACLWECGAETPYDEISFCIFTLYELIDNLTPGDDEHQSHEINISGRDAPQVKKRRKRWDFCVLS; from the exons ATGCTTCACGACAAAACAGCAGCTCACA CTAGCTCAAGCACGATGAGGGTGCCTCATTTCCCAGCGAGGTCGGTCCTTTTCCGCAAGGAGCCCAACGGCTTGACCTACCGAGTGCCGGCGTTGCTCTACCTGCCCCGGTGCAGCTCCTTCCTGGCCTTCTGCGAGGAGAGGCTCAGCCCGTCTGACAGCCAGGCTCACCTGCTGGTCATGAGGAGAGGGACTTTCTACAGGAACTATGTTGAG TGGGAAGACATGACTGTTCTCGGAACGGCGTACTTGCCGGGTCACCGCTCCATGAACCCGTGCCCGGTGTACGACGACTTCACAGGCACCCTCTTCCTGTTTTTCATCGCCATTCTGGGCCACACCACTGAACACTTCCAGCTAACCACTGGGCAGAATTTGACTCGCCTCTGCTACGTCTCCAGTACGGACAATGGCGTCACGTGGAGTCCGGTCACTGACCTCACGCAGGAGGTCATAGGGGACACCCTCAAAG AATGGGCCACCTTTGCGCTAGGCCCAGGCCACGGCATCCAGCTCAAGTCCGGCCGTCTCCTCATCCCCGCCTACGCCTACCACATCGAGTGCAGGCAGTGCTTCGGAAATCTGTGCCAGACATCCCCGCGCTCCTTCTGCTTCCACAGTGACACCCACGGGCGAACGTGGCATTTCGGGGAGACCATTCCGAGCCCGGAGAGCGTGGAGTGCCAGGTGGTGTCGGTGGACGAGGAAGACGGGAGCAACTTCTTGTACTGCAACGCGCGCAGCCGGCTGGGCTTCAGGGTGCAGGCCGTCAGTCTGGACGACGGGGCCACTTTTCAGGAGGGCCAGTTGGTGCAGCGTTTGGTGGAACCTTCGAACGGTTGTCACGGTAGCGTGGTGGGCTTTCCGGCTCCACTACATGATCTCTTCTCTTCTGGGCTCGCCCAGTCCTATCCGACCGTCTCAAACCAGAACAGAACAACCTCTCCAGATTTCCTCACCCCGACATGGGTGGTGTACTCTCACCCAACATTGACCAGCGCCCGCAAGGACCTTGGCGTCTACTTGAGTCTTTACCCACGAGACCCGGACAACTGGAGCGGGCCCTGGGTGATCTACAAGGGTCCGTGCGCCTACTCCGACCTGGCGTACGTGGAGCTGCCGTCCTCCCCCGGCTCCCCACCCGCCATGGCCTTCGCCTGCTTGTGGGAGTGCGGCGCCGAGACGCCGTACGACGAGATATCCTTTTGCATCTTCACCCTCTACGAGCTCATCGATAACCTCACTCCGGGCGATGATGAACACCAAAGTCATGAAATCAACATAAGTGGACGTGACGCTCCACAAGTAAAGAAGAGAAGGAAGCGTTGGGATTTTTGTGTGCTGTCTTAA
- the LOC125972646 gene encoding collagen alpha-1(XXVI) chain isoform X1 produces the protein MTKMTSVLLYTFCTWTCLFGVSLGTGFVYRLPGITVQRPRVVALKGLSAPIGPPDSGSQPGSQARNWCQYTVSKTVSCQVHNGTQPTVQRVLQTCRWPTTCSKVLSYRTILRPSFMVSYKQVTALEWRCCPGYIGKDCQEECMNCTSFTDMSVRINSIESQLKILEGTRLPSPAVVRPTQGSAANEVDAPLPTPPAKCDCEPGPAGPPGPAGPRGSPGRTGLPGVIGSKGDKGVPGEGGLPGPPGPPGPPAPPSRTSLVHVRGDVFQVDDQDGEYIRLNGPPGPPGPPGPPGPQGPLGPRGGSGIPGLPGQNGKDGDPGHPGIPGPRGDPGQRGPPGESGDPGLAGQPGLKGEPGDSFKDPDAIPQLREALKILAERVLILEHMIGIHGIPEGSGYDVVMDPLSLTLRKTKRRHAPKPKPKPAPAGIQQPSPV, from the exons atgaccaaaatgaCTTCGGTGCTTTTGTATACTTTTTGCACATGGACGTGTTTATTCGGGGTATCGCTGGGAACGGGTTTTGTTTATCGGCTCCCGGGCATCACCGTGCAGCGGCCGCGCGTCGTAGCGTTAAAAGGGCTGAGTGCCCCTATTGGACCGCCTGATAGCGGATCCCAACCCGGATCCCAAGCCAG GAACTGGTGTCAGTATACTGTTTCCAAGACGGTGTCCTGTCAGGTGCACAATGGGACCCAACCCACCGTGCAGAGGGTGCTTCAAACCTGCCGCTGGCCTACAACTTGTTCCAAAGTTCTCAG ttacAGGACTATCCTCCGACCATCTTTCATGGTTTCCTACAAGCAGGTGACTGCATTAGAGTGGAGGTGCTGCCCCGGGTATATTGGCAAGGATTGTCAGGAAG AGTGCATGAACTGCACCTCATTCACAGACATGAGCGTCAGAATCAACAGCATCGAGTCACAG CTCAAGATCTTAGAAGGAACCCGATTGCCATCACCGGCTGTCGTCAGGCCAACGCAGGGATCGGCTGCCAACGAGGTGGATGCACCGTTACCAACTCCTCCAG CTAAATGTGATTGCGAGCCGGGGCCCGCCGGACCACCGGGCCCGGCCGGACCTCGGGGTTCACCAGGAAGAACAGGCCTTCCCGGAGTCATCG GCTCAAAAGGGGACAAAGGTGTTCCCGGTGAAGGGGGTCTCCCCGGCCCACCTGGCCCACCTggtcctccagctcctccttcCAGGACTTCTCTCGTGCACGTGAGGGGGGATGTGTTCCAAGTGGATGATCAAG ACGGAGAGTACATCCGTCTAAATGGCCCCCCGGGTCCACCCGGTCCACCCGGCCCACCTGGACCTCAAG GTCCTTTAGGACCGAGGGGCGGTTCGGGGATTCCGGGCTTACCGGGACAGAAC GGCAAGGACGGCGACCCGGGCCATCCTGGAATTCCTGGACCGAGAGGCGATCCAGGCCAAAGG GGGCCTCCAGGTGAATCAGGCGATCCGGGCCTAGCT gGACAACCGGGGCTCAAAGGAGAGCCGGGTGACAGCTTCAAAGAT CCGGACGCCATACCGCAACTCAGGGAGGCTTTGAAGATCCTGGCCGAGAGGGTCCTGATCCTGGAGCACATGATCGGCATTCATG GAATCCCCGAGGGATCCGGTTATGACGTCGTTATGGACCCCCTGTCCTTGACACTGAGAAAAACCAAACGCCGCCATGCTCCCaaacccaaacccaaacccGCACCGGCGGGGATACAACAACCATCTCCCGTTTAA
- the LOC125972646 gene encoding collagen alpha-1(XXVI) chain isoform X2, protein MTKMTSVLLYTFCTWTCLFGVSLGTGFVYRLPGITVQRPRVVALKGLSAPIGPPDSGSQPRNWCQYTVSKTVSCQVHNGTQPTVQRVLQTCRWPTTCSKVLSYRTILRPSFMVSYKQVTALEWRCCPGYIGKDCQEECMNCTSFTDMSVRINSIESQLKILEGTRLPSPAVVRPTQGSAANEVDAPLPTPPAKCDCEPGPAGPPGPAGPRGSPGRTGLPGVIGSKGDKGVPGEGGLPGPPGPPGPPAPPSRTSLVHVRGDVFQVDDQDGEYIRLNGPPGPPGPPGPPGPQGPLGPRGGSGIPGLPGQNGKDGDPGHPGIPGPRGDPGQRGPPGESGDPGLAGQPGLKGEPGDSFKDPDAIPQLREALKILAERVLILEHMIGIHGIPEGSGYDVVMDPLSLTLRKTKRRHAPKPKPKPAPAGIQQPSPV, encoded by the exons atgaccaaaatgaCTTCGGTGCTTTTGTATACTTTTTGCACATGGACGTGTTTATTCGGGGTATCGCTGGGAACGGGTTTTGTTTATCGGCTCCCGGGCATCACCGTGCAGCGGCCGCGCGTCGTAGCGTTAAAAGGGCTGAGTGCCCCTATTGGACCGCCTGATAGCGGATCCCAACCC AGGAACTGGTGTCAGTATACTGTTTCCAAGACGGTGTCCTGTCAGGTGCACAATGGGACCCAACCCACCGTGCAGAGGGTGCTTCAAACCTGCCGCTGGCCTACAACTTGTTCCAAAGTTCTCAG ttacAGGACTATCCTCCGACCATCTTTCATGGTTTCCTACAAGCAGGTGACTGCATTAGAGTGGAGGTGCTGCCCCGGGTATATTGGCAAGGATTGTCAGGAAG AGTGCATGAACTGCACCTCATTCACAGACATGAGCGTCAGAATCAACAGCATCGAGTCACAG CTCAAGATCTTAGAAGGAACCCGATTGCCATCACCGGCTGTCGTCAGGCCAACGCAGGGATCGGCTGCCAACGAGGTGGATGCACCGTTACCAACTCCTCCAG CTAAATGTGATTGCGAGCCGGGGCCCGCCGGACCACCGGGCCCGGCCGGACCTCGGGGTTCACCAGGAAGAACAGGCCTTCCCGGAGTCATCG GCTCAAAAGGGGACAAAGGTGTTCCCGGTGAAGGGGGTCTCCCCGGCCCACCTGGCCCACCTggtcctccagctcctccttcCAGGACTTCTCTCGTGCACGTGAGGGGGGATGTGTTCCAAGTGGATGATCAAG ACGGAGAGTACATCCGTCTAAATGGCCCCCCGGGTCCACCCGGTCCACCCGGCCCACCTGGACCTCAAG GTCCTTTAGGACCGAGGGGCGGTTCGGGGATTCCGGGCTTACCGGGACAGAAC GGCAAGGACGGCGACCCGGGCCATCCTGGAATTCCTGGACCGAGAGGCGATCCAGGCCAAAGG GGGCCTCCAGGTGAATCAGGCGATCCGGGCCTAGCT gGACAACCGGGGCTCAAAGGAGAGCCGGGTGACAGCTTCAAAGAT CCGGACGCCATACCGCAACTCAGGGAGGCTTTGAAGATCCTGGCCGAGAGGGTCCTGATCCTGGAGCACATGATCGGCATTCATG GAATCCCCGAGGGATCCGGTTATGACGTCGTTATGGACCCCCTGTCCTTGACACTGAGAAAAACCAAACGCCGCCATGCTCCCaaacccaaacccaaacccGCACCGGCGGGGATACAACAACCATCTCCCGTTTAA
- the wdr53 gene encoding WD repeat-containing protein 53, producing MAKLWREGHSTAILCVCASPGPEGLVASGSENGEVAVWSQEGCIVGRLNLPGKEDCTSLAFSPAAPSLLYVSHGDTVSTLDPRNLNGPVEEFVGVGEEEINALALNESGSTLALADDSGAVRILELPGGKVCRTLRRHTNICSSVAFRPHRPNNLLSAGLDMQVMLWGLQKTRPIWTLNLQDVAEEEDDHQQRPGQLFNPPLAHCVSVSSCGNIVACAAEDGRVHLMRVGGGSKLEQQGALKAHCQGASQAHFIPFLSHPYWLATGGNDGRVSLWDVSKHPVVTPEGKVKEKQRKGKSKVKRKGEEAREKDEAETTETSGPKVNVDHGDKVNWLCPALLKGTASLLVADQSSSLTVYPLPEV from the exons ATGGCCAAGCTGTGGCGTGAGGGCCACTCCAcggccattttgtgtgtgtgcgcgtcgcCGGGCCCTGAGGGACTTGTCGCCTCAGGTTCAGAAAACGGGGAGGTCGCCGTTTGGAGCCAAGAAGGATGTATCGTTGGTCGCCTCAACCTCCCGGGCAAGGAGGACTGCACCAGTTTGGCATTTTCTCCCGCAGCACCGAGCCTGCTTTACGTTTCACACGGCGACACGGTGAGCACGCTGGATCCGAGGAACCTGAATGGCCCCGTGGAGGAGTTTGTCGGAGTCGGGGAAGAGGAGATAAACGCGTTAGCGTTGAACGAGAGCGGTTCGACTTTGGCGCTTGCTGATGACTCGGGGGCGGTGCGGATACTGGAGCTTCCCGGGGGGAAAGTGTGTCGGACGCTTCGCAGACACACCAACATCTGCTCCTCAGTGGCTTTCAGGCCTCACAGGCCCAACAACCTGCTGTCTGCTGGACTGGACATGCAG GTGATGCTGTGGGGTCTACAGAAGACACGGCCCATTTGGACCCTCAACCTCCAGGATGTTgcggaggaggaagacgacCACCAGCAGCGTCCCGGTCAGCTTTTTAACCCTCCGCTAGCCCACTGCGTCTCCGTGTCCAGCTGCGGAAACATCGTCGCTTGCGCCGCAGAGGACGGGCGGGTGCACTTGATGCGTGTGGGCGGCGGCTCCAAATTGGAGCAGCAGGGGGCGCTCAAGGCCCACTGCCAGGGCGCCTCCCAAGCTCATTTCATCCCGTTCCTTTCCCACCCGTACTGGCTTGCCACGGGCGGGAATGACGGTCGTGTGTCTCTGTGGGATGTCAGCAAACACCCCGTGGTGACTCCGGAGGGGAAAGTCAAGGAAAAGCaaaggaaaggcaaaagcaaggTGAAGAGGAAAGGAGAGGAGGCCCGCGAGAAAGATGAGGCGGAAACGACGGAGACGTCTGGACCTAAAGTGAACGTCGATCATGGAGATAAAGTGAACTGGTTGTGTCCTGCTTTGCTCAAAGGAACGGCCAGTCTGCTCGTGGCAGATCAGAGCTCCAGTTTGACTGTCTATCCTCTGCCTGAGGTCTAG